CCACGTTGAGCACGGAAACAGACAACAAGGTAGAACGAATACCATGGCCTGCCACATCTAGTAAGTAAATGGCGAGATGATCCGAGTCCAGCCAATAGTAATCAAAAACATCTCCCCCCAATTGATTGGACGGGATAAACTGATGCTGAATCGAAACAGGACCTGTCATCGGTGGGGGAATTAAAGAACGGACATAGCCTGCCGCCTGATCCAGCTCAGATTGCAATTTCGCATGCTGATGTTGGACTTCTTCCTCCGCTCGTTTACGCATAATAAACTCACCAAGCTGGGTACCAATAGACCCCATAATCTTTAAAAGGCTAGCGTCCATCGCTTGATGTTCACGCTTGCTAAAAACCATTACCCCCAAGCGGTTATAGCCTTCTAAGATCGGAAAGCTAAAGGCGGTTTGCATACCGGCCTGAGGAAACGAATTGGCATGAATATCTTGAATGGCATTATCCGTTAGCCATAGGGGACCATCATGGGTCCAGATGCGTTGAATCAGTCCTGAAGCCAGGGCAAAATTAGCAGAACTCGATACAATCTGGAAAGAATCCATCTTTTCTTCTAGCTCAAACCAACTTTCCACACATTTCAAGGTGTTGTTTGTCTCATCCATCAACCACAGCTCACCGTATTCCCATCCCAAACTTTTGCTAATTGCTTGCAATAGATTGGGGATAGCCTCGCTTAAGGTTGCCACTTCAGCCAACACCCGGGTAGTGGCCCGCTCAACGGACAACCGTTGATCTTGATATTTGCGTTCGGTTACGTCCGCCAGAGAACCAGAAATTCCAACGATTTTGCCATCTGGACCAGGAATGGCACAAGCATAAACTTCCATCCAGCCAAAGCTACCTGCTTGTCGAAGAAAGCGTACATCAAAACGACATTCTGATTGTTGTCTATGAAACAGTTGATCAATGTACTGATTGAACTGTTGTCGATCACCCGGATGAACATATCCTGCCAATCGATGGTTAATGGCCTCTTCCCTTACAAAGCCCGTTAATTCAGACCACACTGGATTGAGAAAAGCTAAATTCCCTTCTTGGTTGATTTGGAATATCACTTCTTTTAAGTGATCTACCACCGATCGATAGCGGGCTTCACTGTCTCGCACCGCTTGCTCAGCCCAACTGGCTTCTAATAAATGACGTAATCGGCGTCGCAGGATAGGGGGATGGATCGGTTTTGTCACATAATCCATTGCCCCGGCGGCAAAGGCTTTATCTACTGAGGCTTGATCATCCAGACCTGCAATCATCAGGATCGGGGTGGACGGTCCTAAGGGCAGCTTTTGCAACTCAGCACAGCAGGTAAATCCGTCCATGACGGGCATTTTGGCATCCAACAATACCATATCTGGCTTGCGGGTGAGATAAGCATTCAGGCACTGCTGACCATTTTCAACATCAACTACCTCACACCCATCTTGCTCCAAAATCAGGCGAAGAATAATTCGAGTTGATCGATCGTCATCGACAACTAAAATAAGCGGGGTACGATTTTCCAAGGTCTGACTCATCTCACCAAAACTAGAGAATGGGGAAGAACAATTGATCGGGGTAAATCCTGGCTTTTGATTCTGTATTGCCAGATTTTCGGGAGCTTAATTAGCCACCAATATCCAAATATTTATCTCCTAGTAAGCCCATCTACCCGTCAAAACATTACATCTCTATCAGGATCGATAAAACCACCCTAATCATGATTGTTTATCCCTAGAATTCAGAAGGCTAAGATAGCTGGCAGAACCCTGAGTAGATCTCATGTAACGACCGATAACTCTGGCTAATTTGTTCGGTCTAGGAGTGATCAGGGCATGCTAATGATGCAGTAATAGAGAAGCTTTCTCTCACCGAAGAAACTCTTTCTAGAAATCAACATCTATTTCAGAAAATATTTACATCAATAACTATTAGAAAAAGAATATTTTTTAGTAGTCCACTAACATCTATCAAGCAAAAAAATGCAGCCGCTGAATTCATCAAAGTTTAGCCTGATTGATGGTCTGAAACAATGTTTAACTCCCCTTCGTTCTCCACTGGGTCGTCAGATTGGCATGATGGGGGTTGGAAGCTGCCTCATTGCCGAGGTCGTTATTTTAGTACCGTCCTATTTCAGGATTCGAGACGCAAAACTGGGGCAACTGGAAGCTGAAAGTCTAACCGCCATCACCCCGTTAGTTGGTTTTGCTAACAATAATTCTTCTATAGACCAGCTGATGAATACTGCTGAGACCCTTATGCAGGGGTCGAAAGTTAAGGGTGGCACCCTGTTTCAGAACGGGAGTAAAAAGGTTTCATTTGGCACTCCTCCTACAGCGTCAGATTTTTCTAATCTTGATATAACGAGGGTTTGGAATAACACGTCATCGACTTACGATATTACTTGGCCACGGCAAAAGAACACAGGGTATCAATTGTCTTTAAGGCTGGACGGTCAGAAGATCCAGTCGGCAGCCCTAACCAATACCCTCCAGTTAGGCGGCTTAATCCTACTGATTTGGATGACGTTTACAGTCATTACCCTGCGGGCTGTGAGTCGCACAGTTATCCGTCCCCTCAATCAGCTTTTAGATGAGTTACGGAAAGCTGAGGTTGCCATGTCCGGCGATCCCAGCCAGGTGGAGTTGAGTAATCATGATTGCGATCGCAACCATGAATTAGCTGAAGTCATCAATACATTTAATATCGTTCTCCAACGGGCAGCCCTGAACATTGGCCAACTCAAAGACAGCATGATTTCTCTGTTGAAGACGCGGCAGCAAGAATTGGAGGGGATGGTTTCTGAACTTCAATCTGCTAAACATGAAGCAGAGGCCGCTAATCAGGCTAAAAGCCAATTTCTAGCCAATATGAGCCATGAAATTCGCACGCCCATGAATGCAGTTATTGGTATGACTGGATTACTTCTAAATACTCCCCTAGAAGCCCAACAACAGGATTTTGTCGAGACCATCCGCAGTAGCGGCGATGCTTTGCTCACTCTGATCAACGATATTTTAGATTTCTCCAAAATTGAGGCAGGGAAGCTAGATCTCGAACAGCAACCCTTTGAAATCAGGACCTGTATAGAAGAAGCCTTGCTGATCGTGGCCTCCAAAGCCTCTGAGAAAAATCTGGAGCTGGCTTATCTGATTAATCCCCCCACACCCACCGCCATTCTGGGAGACATTACTCGCTTACGCCAGGTTTTAGTCAATCTACTCAACAATGCACTTAAATTCACAGGGGAAGGAGAAGTCGTTGTCTATGTATCTTCAAAACCCATTGAATCTAAGGACTTAGATGCTGAATCCGATCTAGAGGTGATCGCCGAAGCCACCCCCTATGAGATCCAATTTGATGTCAAAGACACTGGCATTGGCATTCCACCAGATAAGTTAGAGCGTTTGTTTAAATCTTTTTCTCAAGTTGATGCTTCCACCACCCGTAAGTTCGGGGGCACTGGCCTTGGCTTAGCCATTAGCAAGCAGCTCAGCGAACTAATGGGCGGCAAAATATGGGTCAGTAGCGAGGTGAGTGTTGGGTCAACCTTTTCCTTCACCATTACAGCGTCTGAAATTCCAAACTATGTCAGCCCCAAAGCAGCATCAGATGTCCAATTAGCGGGCAAACAACTCTTAATTGTGGATGACAATGCCACCAATCGAGAGATCTTATCCCTACAAGCCCAATCTTGGGGAATGCTAACCTGTGCAGTTAAATCAGGCATCAAAGCCCTAGAGTGGCTACAACGAGGGGTGAATTTTGATCTTGCAGTCCTGGATATGCAAATGCCGGAGATGGACGGGGTAACCTTAGCCGAGAAAATTCGGGCAGAGCCCAACGGTAAAACATTACCCCTGGTAGTCTTAAGTTCCCTAGGGCAAGATGACATCCGCGCTCGGGCTGGGGATATTAATTTTTCGGCCATTTTAAACAAACCTGTTCAGCAAGCCCAACTTCAAAGCGTCCTTGCTCAAGTGTTGGGTAACCCCCTCATTAAAGTGGAGCAGGCCCCTGACGTTCAAGAAAACCCCACTAACTTAGGTGATCAACATCCCTTACGCATTCTTTTAGCCGAGGATATGGTGGTCAACCAAAAAGTGGCCCTGTTGACCTTAAAACAATTGGGGTACCGAGCAGACGTTGCTAACAACGGCCTGGAAGTCATTGAAGCCTTAGAACGGCAAGCCTATGATGTTGTCCTGATGGATGTACAAATGCCAGAGATGGATGGTCTTACCGCAACCCGAGAAGTTTGCCAACGCTGGTCTCCTGAAGATCGTCCTCACATTATTGCGATGACCGCCAATGCGATGCAGGGGGATCGAGAAATGTGTCTGGATGCAGGGATGGACGCTTACATCACTAAACCCGTCCGTATCCATGAACTCAGAGACGTCCTCAGCCGCTGTCAACCGATGGAAGAGCCTGAAGTTGAGGAAACCACTCCTCCGATTCCTGTTTTACAATCCCAGCCCGTCAGCCTCAATAAACCTACACAAACCCATTTTCCACAGTCTCAGGAAAGCCCTCAACCTGTTGCTGTTTTAGTGGGGAGTACAGCCTCCCAACCAGTCCAGGGGGCAGAGCCGATTCCCCAGTTAGAAGAAAATCTATCCGTCACTATTCTTCCAAGCTCCTCCATCCCTCCCAGCCCCGAGACTCGATCACCTCATTCTTCTCAAGAAACCACTGTAATCATGGAACAATCAACGATGGCCGAAACCTCAATGGATCCAAGCATTATTGACCCCACAGCCTTGGAAAGTTTCCGTCAGCTCGCTGGGGAACATGCCTCTTTACTCATTGCTGATTTGTTAAATACTTATCTGGAAGATGCACCGGGTCGCGTCGAAAAGATGCATCAGGCCGTTAAAGATGCCGATCCAGATGGGTTAAGTGATGCAGCCCATGCCCTAAAATCGGCCAGTGCCAACCTGGGCGCTAAACAACTGGCTAGTCTCTGTTCTGAGGCAGAAGCTCTGGGTCGTTCAGACTCTACGGAAGGATCCGCAGACATTGTCTCTCAGATTTCTCAGGCCTATGAGACGGTTCGCATTGCCTTTGAAGCAGAAATGGCAGCCTGCAGTGTTTAGGAATGTCTTATTAGGGGGAACCCCGGTTTTAACTAGGTAACGCTTATGTTATGGCTACTTGTCTGTTCAGCACTGGTCTTTGTCATGCAACCCGGGTTTATGTGCCTGGAGTCTGGACTCACCCGTTCCAAAAATAATATCAACGTTGCCATTAAAAATTTTGCAGACTTTAGTCTATCTACCATTATTTTCTGGTTTTTTGGCTATGGCTTGATGTTTGGAGCATCCATCAACACCATCATCGGCACCGATCAATTTCTAGCTTCTCCTGGAACTAACTCCGCCCTAGCCGCGTTTATCGTATTTCAAACCATGTTTTGCAGCACTGCAGCCACCATCGTTTCAGGCGCTGTGGCGGAGCGTACCAAGTTTGGAGGGTATCTAGTGATCACAGCCTTTATGGCTAGTGTGGTCTATCCCGTCTTTGGGCATTGGATTTGGAATGGAATCGAAGCGGGGCAAATGAATGGCTGGTTGGGGCGCATGGGGTTTGTTGATTTTGCCGGTTCAACGGTCGTCCACAGTGTTGGTGGATGGGTTGCCCTGGCCGCCATTTTGATTATTGGCCCAAGACAAGGGAGATTTTCCAAAACAGATGCCCCCAAGGAGATTTTGGGATCCAGCTTGCCCCTATCCGTCTTAGGTGCGTTACTGCTGTGGATGGGGTGGCTCGGCTTTAATGGTGGGAGTGGTCTAGAATTCAGCGATCGTGTTCCCATTATTTTACTGAATACCGTTCTCGGGGGTGCTGCCGGAACTCTAACATCGGGGGCTCTTGGGTGGTGGCGAACCAAGATTCCCAAGATTGAGCTTATGATCAATGGATCCCTGGCCGGGCTAGTGTCCGTGACCGCCAGTTGCCATGTCATCAACCCACCCCTAGCCATCATCATCGGAGCCATCGGGGGAGCCGTGATGATGGTTGTCAAATTTTGGATGACGAAACTACACATTGATGATGCAGTCGATGCTGTTCCAGTACATCTAGGAGGCGGCATTTGGGGCACCTTGGCCGTTGGGCTCTACGGTCGCCCTGATTTGCTTGAGACTGGCCTCAATCGGGGGAGCCAAATTGGCATTCAGCTTCTGGGGATAGCTGTTTGCGGGGCTTGGGCATTCGGTTTAAGTTGGCTGCTGTTAAATGGGGTGAATCGACTGATGCCTTTGCGGGTATTAGCTGAAGATGAGCAGATGGGGCTTAACTTTGCCGAGCACCATGCCAAATCTGAGGTTCTGGATTTGTTTGAGGTGATGGATCAGCAAGCCGAAGATCTGGACTTAAGCTTGCGGGCTCCCGTTGAACCCTTTACTGAGGTCGGTCGTATTGCGACTCGCTATAACCAAGTCATTGATGCTTTAGAAAAGTCTAACCAGGAATTGTTAGATACGAAGGCAACCCTGGAGCAGCAGGTGGAAGCACGGACAGCAAAACTGGTCGAGGCCAATCAGGAATTGCAGCAGCTTGCCCACTTTAAAGCGGATTACTCTCGAACTCTGGAAGCCGAGGTTGAAGCCAAAACCCACAAGTTAAGACAAGAAATTGAAGAGCGGCAAGAAGCAGAGATTGCTCTAGCTCAGCAAGTAAAGCGAGCACAGCTTTTAGAAAAAATCACCCAGGCCATTCGTCAAAGCCTGGATACTCAGATAATTTTTCAGACTGCCGCAGACCAAATGGGTCAAGTTTTTCAAGTAAGTCGTTGCCACTTACACAGTTATACGGAAGATGGCGACTATATTCCCGTAGTGGCTGAATATACCGCCCCTGGCATTCATTCAATGCTGGGAATCGAGATGCCTGTGGCAGATAATCCCCATGCCCAGCAGATTCTCACCCAAGATCAAGCCGTTACAACTCCAAATATCTACACCGATCGATTACTAGAAACCCTGATTCTGGATCCTCAGCCCGTGACCTTGAAGTCAATGTTAGGGGTCCGCACGTCCTATCAAGGAAAACCCAATGGCGCAATTATCCTTCAGCATTGCGATCGCAGATTGTCTCGTGAAGATTACCTGGCTCAACCCGAGGCCTATACAGACTGTTTTAGAGCCTGGTCCACAGCAGAAATCGACTTATTAGAAGCGGTTGCAGACCAAATCGGCATTGCTCTAGCCCAAGCAAAACTGTTGGAACAGGAACATGCCCAGCGAACCGAGCTACAACAACAAATTATTGAGCGCCAACAAGCAGATGCCGCCTTAAAGGAAAGCGAGGAACGGTTTCAATTGGCGGTCAAGGGATCGGGAGACGTCCTATGGGATTGGAATATCGTCAACAAAGCCTTTTATCTGTCCCCCCGGTTTGGTCAATTATTGGGGTATGAAGATGGAGAATTGCCATGCAATTTAGAAACCTGGAAAGCCCATATTTATCCCGATGATCAAGAGATGGTCTCCTTGGCCCTCAAACATCACTTAGAACATTTGGTCCCCTATGAAGTAGAGTACCGTCTGAAATCGAAAGCAGGCTATTACCTATGGGTTTCCGGCCGTGGTCAGGCCATCTGGGACATTGAAGGCAAGCCCACCCGTATGGCAGGCTCTATTCGCAATATTACAGAAACCAAAGCGGCCACGGAAGCCCTTAAACAGCAAATGCGTCGGGCTGAATTGGTAGAGGAAATCACCCGTAAGATTCGTAAGAACTTAGACCGTCAACAAATTTTTAAAGCCACGGTTCAAGAAATTGGCAAAACCTTTCAGGTCAGTCGATGCCATCTCCATACCTACGTTACCGCTCCTAAACCCCATCTGCCCATCGTTGCAGAATACCTGACCGGAGAGGTGCCGTCTATGCTCGGCACCGACATCCAGTTGGAAAATAATCCCCATGCCCGCAAGGTTCTCCGCCATGACCGGGCCGTTTCCTCCACTAATGCCTTAGAGGACCCCCTAATTCAGCCCGTTTCAGATATTTGTGAACAAGGCCAAATTCAGTCCATGTTAGCGATTCGCACGTCCTATCAGCGCAAAGCCAATGGGGTGATAGTGCTACAGCAATGCGATCGCAAACGGGATTGGACCCAAGCCGAAACTGAACTCATCGAAGCTGTTGCTGGACAAGTCGGCATCGCCCTAGCCCATGGTCATCTCCTGGAACAGGAACAACAGCAGCGCCAAACACTGACTCAGAACAATACAGCCCTGAAACAAGCTCGAAAAGATGCTGATGCAGCCAACGTTGCTAAGAGTGAATTTCTAGCTACTATGAGCCACGAAATTCGCACCCCCATGAATGCGGTCATTGGTATGACGGGGCTGTTGCTGAATACCACTTTAGATAATCAACAACGGGATTTCGTTGAAACCATTCGAAGCAGTGGGGATGCGCTGTTAACCCTGATCAACGACATCCTCGACTTTTCCAAGATTGAAGCGGGTAAGTTGGAATTTGAAGAACAACCCTTTAGCCTACGGGCCTGCATTGAAGAATCCCTGCGTCTCGTTGCGCCAAGAGCCATTGATAAACAGCTCGAACTCGCTTACTTATTCGATCCCTCAACCCCCAATCACATCGTGGGAGATGTCACTCGTCTCCGCCAAATCTTAGTGAACCTCCTCACCAACGGTGTCAAGTTTACCGAGCAAGGGGAAGTCGTAATTTATGTGCAGGACATCACAGATACAGACATCGCCCAACCTGAGACAACCCCCCAGCGGAAAAATTTTACCGATATTCAAAATCAACGCCGTTTGGTTCAATTTGAAGTCAGAGACTCAGGCATTGGCATTCCGGCCGATCGCATGGATCGATTGTTCAAATCTTTTAGCCAAGTAGATGCCTCAACCACCAAAAAATATGGTGGCACCGGCCTAGGCTTAGCCATCTGTCGCTCCCTCTCTCAAATGATGGGAGGCAGAATCTGGGTCGAGAGCAAAGCCGGGGTCGGGTCAAGCTTTTTCTTTACCATTGCGGTGCCAGTGGCCCCTGAGGGAGAAAATACCCTCGATCAATCTCAACAGCTTCTCGATGGGAAGCAGCTCCTGGTGGTGGATGACAATCCCACAAATCGCAGAATTTTAACCCTACAAGCCCAAACCTGGGGCATGGGGATTCAAACGGTGAGCGGGGGAGCCGAAGCCCTAGCTCTCCTAGAAAGTGATTCCAAGTTTGATCTGGCGATTTTGGATATGCAAATGCCAGAAATGGATGGTGTCGAATTGGCGAGACATATCCGCCAACTCGATCAGAGGAAACACCTTCCCCTCGTCATGCTCAGTTCCTTGGGACAAGACGAAATTATCAAACATAAACAAGAAATTCAATTTTCTGCCATTCTCAATAAGCCCATCCAGCAATCCTACTTGTACGACGCCTTAGCAGAAATTTTTGAAGGTCAGCGCGTTCAAGTTAAACCCACTGTACCTTCTCCGGCGAATACCGAAGAACAGGGTGATCCGTCTCTGCAAATCCTGTTAGCTGAAGATATTGTCGTCAATCAAAAAGTGGCGCTACTGATTCTCAAACAGTTGGGTTACCGAGCAGATGTAGCCAATAATGGCGAAGAAGTCCTAGAAGCTCTGCATCGCCAATCCTACGATGTCGTGTTAATGGACGTGCAAATGCCAGAGATGGACGGTCTGACAGCAGCCAGGCACATCAAAGAACAGTGGCAGGAAGAGGATCAGCCCTATATTATTGCGTTAACTGCCAATGCCATGCAGGGTGACCGGGAAATGTGCATGGCTGCAGGAATGCACGACTATGTCAGTAAACCCATTCGTGTGGATGAGTTAAAGTCTGCTTTCGAACGGTACTTCGCTCAGGCTAAACAACCCCAGGTTATCTTTTAAGAAAATCCTTGTATACGCCTCGACAACAACTATCAAATTGTATGATCAACTATTCTTCAGCCAGTTTCTGCAGATAGAGTCGCATAAGTTGGAATCGGACAGAGATAGTTATTCTCAGCCGCCGACTTACACTTAACGACGTTGAGCGTCTGATTTTATCCTTTAAGATTTTTTTATCCAGTAAGTCAAGATACAGAAACAATTCATCATTCCATAAAATTTCTATAGCTTCTGAAACGCTGCTAAAAGTGGATGAAATAATGAGGGACAGCAGAGATGAAGAGTTAAACGTATTGTGGGAAATGCCTTTCGTTACTGGCAATGGGTGAGGATTGACGCAACGGGTCAAAAAAAAGTGGAAGTCGTAATGCCGGCTAAACAATTTTTGCGAACACAGTTGTCAATAGCAGAGGATCAGTCATCCCTTTCTGACGATCAGTTACAGCAACGTTTATTTCAACTTTGGCTTCATCCTGAAGAAGCAAAAACCAGTGATCAGGAGCTGGCAGGACTATGTTTGAAGTGCTTTATTTCTAATGTGATTGCTCAAGTTTGTGGACAACTTTGTGCTCAGTTTGGCCAAGATCATGGCTTTACGACTAAGGATCTCTACTCTTTTGTGCTTGATCATGGCCCCTTAAACCTCCAGAATGAACCTCAAATCCGAAGTTCATATCAGTCTCTAATTGAAAAGATATTATCTTCTTTCGATATTAAACAAGGAGGCCTATCAACTTGGACAGCTCAGTTAGTTCGCCGAGACCGTAGCCTCAACACTTTTCTGCTAGAACATGGCGTTTATCTCATAAGTGATTGGGCAATTCTTAACGACACTACTCCTCAACAGATATCCCGAATATTAGGAGAGTTTCACTCCCTCACATCTCATGAAATCGAACACAACATAAACTTACTGAACAGATATCATTCTGTATATCGACGCGATCGCATTCGTCAGCGCCAAGCGGGAAAAACAGGTCGATGTCAGGAACCCTCTCCTTCTCAGCTACAGCAAATTGCCCAATTCAGAATCATCAACTCTGACCCAGTTGAACCCCAGAAGGTTCTAAGTCAATTACAGAATTTGGCTAGATTGCTGCGTGAATATCGAATTTATGCCCGAGGTGGGCCAGCACCAACCCAATCCCTGGACCAGCTGCATCCGACCACTGGACAGGTAATGCAGATTGCTACCCCCCATTCAGATGAAGAACCAGACTCTCAAACACAATTTCTACAGCAGTACCGACAGCAATTCCAACAGAGTTTAGACAAGACCATAGAGGGCGTTTTGGCAGATAAGCTCAAGAGATTCCAAACTCAAAAATCTAATAAATCTCATCAGTACCTAACGGCTTTATTTTTGTTTCATTGCCAAGGGTTGGCGATGAGCGATATTGCACCTCACGTTGGTCTGAAAGCCCAATATCAGGTCACCCGATTACTTCAGCTCAAAGACCTAAGAGCAGATATTCGCCATCAAATCTTACTCGACCTGCGGGAGCGGGTTTGGCAAGCCGCTCAACCATTCGCCGATCCTAATCGACTATACATTTTGAATAAACAGCTCGATTCCCTTCTGACTGAACAAGTCGATGGAGTGATGCAGGCTGCTGCCGCTGAAGCCAGTGTTCCTCGGAATCGGCCCGTGAGCAGCCTATATGCCCAGCGACTCTGTGATTATCTGGATAGGACGCTCTGAATCATGACTATTGTTCCCACTCCCCCAGACCTGGCAGCAGACTTCACCGCCCTGCCCATTACGGCGATCACACTGTCTGAAATGCAGATTTCAGAAGTTATTCAGCAAAGCGAATCGCTGCCAGAAGCCTGGCAATGGCGAGGTTACCTCCATGGATTAGCGCTCACAGCTTTGGAATCGTGGTTGGCGGAGCGGAGCTATCTAGGGGTAAGGGTTCGTCCCTTTTTAGATCCCACGTACCTACCCTTTTGCGATGCCAGCTATCTACAGGTTGGGGAATGGCGAGTAGCGGTTTTAGTCTCCGGCTTAACCGATGCAGAAGTGGCAATCCCCAGAGCAGCACTTGAAGTTGCAGGATTTGTTCCTCACTGCTTTGTGAAAGTGGAAGTCCTAGAAGAACTAGCACAGGTAGAGATTCAGGGGGGATTGAGATGGGATGATGCTGTTCAACTATTACCATCTTTAATCCCACAACCAGACTGGACCTATGCACTTTCACCTCAAGCATTTGTGCCTGCCAATGAGTTACTCCTGTGGCTGCGTTGTTTAGAGACTGTCCCTCAGCTAGAACTGCAATCTCATATATCTACGACTCTCACTGAATCTCTCTTAATTGAGAAACTCGATCATGTTCGTTCAGGAGCCGAATTTTGGCAATCGTTCACTTGGCATGAAGCTGCTTCCATTCTGAGTAATGCAGAATGTCTAAGCCGGTGTAGTGAGTATTGGCAGCATGAGCCAACCCAGGATTCAATTGATTCAGTCACTGAGCCAGAACGGGCGATAGATGTTGGGGCATGGCTTCAACAG
The genomic region above belongs to Acaryochloris sp. CCMEE 5410 and contains:
- a CDS encoding SpoIIE family protein phosphatase produces the protein MENRTPLILVVDDDRSTRIILRLILEQDGCEVVDVENGQQCLNAYLTRKPDMVLLDAKMPVMDGFTCCAELQKLPLGPSTPILMIAGLDDQASVDKAFAAGAMDYVTKPIHPPILRRRLRHLLEASWAEQAVRDSEARYRSVVDHLKEVIFQINQEGNLAFLNPVWSELTGFVREEAINHRLAGYVHPGDRQQFNQYIDQLFHRQQSECRFDVRFLRQAGSFGWMEVYACAIPGPDGKIVGISGSLADVTERKYQDQRLSVERATTRVLAEVATLSEAIPNLLQAISKSLGWEYGELWLMDETNNTLKCVESWFELEEKMDSFQIVSSSANFALASGLIQRIWTHDGPLWLTDNAIQDIHANSFPQAGMQTAFSFPILEGYNRLGVMVFSKREHQAMDASLLKIMGSIGTQLGEFIMRKRAEEEVQHQHAKLQSELDQAAGYVRSLIPPPMTGPVSIQHQFIPSNQLGGDVFDYYWLDSDHLAIYLLDVAGHGIRSTLLSVSVLNVVRSQSLLDTDFYQPSSVLDGLNEVFQMSEQGDDYFTIWYGIYNCKTQKLKYASGGHPAVLLASAQNPIQPLEVRSIPIGMMTGFPYDQFECDIQTGSALYLFSDGVYEIVQPNGEVWTFDGFMTVVSEYQRRQFDTLDPLFQQIQHIAGNKSFEDDYSLMKISFDPVQPKQTLPPMPYAAQAATPIAANPF
- a CDS encoding hybrid sensor histidine kinase/response regulator — translated: MQPLNSSKFSLIDGLKQCLTPLRSPLGRQIGMMGVGSCLIAEVVILVPSYFRIRDAKLGQLEAESLTAITPLVGFANNNSSIDQLMNTAETLMQGSKVKGGTLFQNGSKKVSFGTPPTASDFSNLDITRVWNNTSSTYDITWPRQKNTGYQLSLRLDGQKIQSAALTNTLQLGGLILLIWMTFTVITLRAVSRTVIRPLNQLLDELRKAEVAMSGDPSQVELSNHDCDRNHELAEVINTFNIVLQRAALNIGQLKDSMISLLKTRQQELEGMVSELQSAKHEAEAANQAKSQFLANMSHEIRTPMNAVIGMTGLLLNTPLEAQQQDFVETIRSSGDALLTLINDILDFSKIEAGKLDLEQQPFEIRTCIEEALLIVASKASEKNLELAYLINPPTPTAILGDITRLRQVLVNLLNNALKFTGEGEVVVYVSSKPIESKDLDAESDLEVIAEATPYEIQFDVKDTGIGIPPDKLERLFKSFSQVDASTTRKFGGTGLGLAISKQLSELMGGKIWVSSEVSVGSTFSFTITASEIPNYVSPKAASDVQLAGKQLLIVDDNATNREILSLQAQSWGMLTCAVKSGIKALEWLQRGVNFDLAVLDMQMPEMDGVTLAEKIRAEPNGKTLPLVVLSSLGQDDIRARAGDINFSAILNKPVQQAQLQSVLAQVLGNPLIKVEQAPDVQENPTNLGDQHPLRILLAEDMVVNQKVALLTLKQLGYRADVANNGLEVIEALERQAYDVVLMDVQMPEMDGLTATREVCQRWSPEDRPHIIAMTANAMQGDREMCLDAGMDAYITKPVRIHELRDVLSRCQPMEEPEVEETTPPIPVLQSQPVSLNKPTQTHFPQSQESPQPVAVLVGSTASQPVQGAEPIPQLEENLSVTILPSSSIPPSPETRSPHSSQETTVIMEQSTMAETSMDPSIIDPTALESFRQLAGEHASLLIADLLNTYLEDAPGRVEKMHQAVKDADPDGLSDAAHALKSASANLGAKQLASLCSEAEALGRSDSTEGSADIVSQISQAYETVRIAFEAEMAACSV
- the amt gene encoding ammonium transporter, which translates into the protein MLWLLVCSALVFVMQPGFMCLESGLTRSKNNINVAIKNFADFSLSTIIFWFFGYGLMFGASINTIIGTDQFLASPGTNSALAAFIVFQTMFCSTAATIVSGAVAERTKFGGYLVITAFMASVVYPVFGHWIWNGIEAGQMNGWLGRMGFVDFAGSTVVHSVGGWVALAAILIIGPRQGRFSKTDAPKEILGSSLPLSVLGALLLWMGWLGFNGGSGLEFSDRVPIILLNTVLGGAAGTLTSGALGWWRTKIPKIELMINGSLAGLVSVTASCHVINPPLAIIIGAIGGAVMMVVKFWMTKLHIDDAVDAVPVHLGGGIWGTLAVGLYGRPDLLETGLNRGSQIGIQLLGIAVCGAWAFGLSWLLLNGVNRLMPLRVLAEDEQMGLNFAEHHAKSEVLDLFEVMDQQAEDLDLSLRAPVEPFTEVGRIATRYNQVIDALEKSNQELLDTKATLEQQVEARTAKLVEANQELQQLAHFKADYSRTLEAEVEAKTHKLRQEIEERQEAEIALAQQVKRAQLLEKITQAIRQSLDTQIIFQTAADQMGQVFQVSRCHLHSYTEDGDYIPVVAEYTAPGIHSMLGIEMPVADNPHAQQILTQDQAVTTPNIYTDRLLETLILDPQPVTLKSMLGVRTSYQGKPNGAIILQHCDRRLSREDYLAQPEAYTDCFRAWSTAEIDLLEAVADQIGIALAQAKLLEQEHAQRTELQQQIIERQQADAALKESEERFQLAVKGSGDVLWDWNIVNKAFYLSPRFGQLLGYEDGELPCNLETWKAHIYPDDQEMVSLALKHHLEHLVPYEVEYRLKSKAGYYLWVSGRGQAIWDIEGKPTRMAGSIRNITETKAATEALKQQMRRAELVEEITRKIRKNLDRQQIFKATVQEIGKTFQVSRCHLHTYVTAPKPHLPIVAEYLTGEVPSMLGTDIQLENNPHARKVLRHDRAVSSTNALEDPLIQPVSDICEQGQIQSMLAIRTSYQRKANGVIVLQQCDRKRDWTQAETELIEAVAGQVGIALAHGHLLEQEQQQRQTLTQNNTALKQARKDADAANVAKSEFLATMSHEIRTPMNAVIGMTGLLLNTTLDNQQRDFVETIRSSGDALLTLINDILDFSKIEAGKLEFEEQPFSLRACIEESLRLVAPRAIDKQLELAYLFDPSTPNHIVGDVTRLRQILVNLLTNGVKFTEQGEVVIYVQDITDTDIAQPETTPQRKNFTDIQNQRRLVQFEVRDSGIGIPADRMDRLFKSFSQVDASTTKKYGGTGLGLAICRSLSQMMGGRIWVESKAGVGSSFFFTIAVPVAPEGENTLDQSQQLLDGKQLLVVDDNPTNRRILTLQAQTWGMGIQTVSGGAEALALLESDSKFDLAILDMQMPEMDGVELARHIRQLDQRKHLPLVMLSSLGQDEIIKHKQEIQFSAILNKPIQQSYLYDALAEIFEGQRVQVKPTVPSPANTEEQGDPSLQILLAEDIVVNQKVALLILKQLGYRADVANNGEEVLEALHRQSYDVVLMDVQMPEMDGLTAARHIKEQWQEEDQPYIIALTANAMQGDREMCMAAGMHDYVSKPIRVDELKSAFERYFAQAKQPQVIF